The sequence below is a genomic window from Flavobacterium lipolyticum.
CCATAAAAAACAAACCATTCCGGATAATCAGGAACATCTCGCCAGGCAGACATTCTCCAGACATTAGCTCCACCGGCGAAACTTTTCATTTGATGTAAAACGTCGTCACTGGTCGTTATTTCCGGTTCTTGTAAACTCCAATAGATTCTAAAACTAAAGAGTGCCACATTAGGATTCTCTTCAAAAGCTTTTTCTATAATTTCTAAAGGATTTGTGGTAATAAAATGTAAATCATCATCAATCGAAATGGCAAAATCAGTCGTAACCAAATCCATCATTCTGTTCCGACTATAGATCAGTCCTTCGCTTTTATTGTTCCGAACTAATTGAATTTCCGGATAATTCTTTTCAATCAATGAATACGTTCCGTCTGTTGAACCGTCGTCACAAATAATACAAGATACATCTTCTCTATCCAGTAAATGCTGAATTTTACGCAATGTAAAATTCAGATCCTCTTTTCTGTTTTTGGTGGTAATGAGAATAGAAAACTTCTTCTGAATGTGCATTTACTTAATAATTTCTAATCATTGGTTGTGGTAACTTTTTATATCGCAAGAATATCTTTTTCATCCATTTGACTGAAATAAATTTTACAAATATTCTGTTTTTTATAAAATACAAAACTGGATTTAATTTTATATTTTTATTAAATCCGCATTGAATTATGTCAGTATTAGAAGCTTTCGGAACAGACATCCAGTCCTCTAAAGTATTTCCTAAATGACAGGCGTAATTATCCTGAGTTGTTACTCTCCAGTAATTTTTCTTAAGAGGCGATTTATCTAAATACCCCTCACTGGTTCCTCCCATCTTAAAGCCTATATAACTTACGATTTCATCAAAAATATCCTTTTTATAACTTGCGACAAAATGTCCCGAACCAATCAACACTTTTAAGTCTGGACTAATCTCCAAACCTAAATTATATTCTAAATAATCCTGATTATAATTTCTATCCCAACCAAGACTGTCATAAAATCTAATTAAAGCTTCTTTGTTTTTTACGGGAATAAATTTTAATTTTTTACTGAATAAATTATCCCAGATAACATTTCCGCAATTTTGTTCATACATTTTAAACTGCGGTACAATGCCTACCACTCCCGCATTAGGAATATTTGTAAAAACTTTTACTGTTTCAGATTGCCAGTTCGGTAAAAACAATACATCTGAATCTGAAATTGTAACCAATTCTATATGATTCCCCGCCAAACCTTTCAATATAGCATTAAGTTTTCCTATGTTATCAGTATGAATTAATTCGTGTA
It includes:
- a CDS encoding glycosyltransferase family A protein; translation: MRVGFNPFKDEPQKDSEFIHQIIIPVYIPNQEGYFKDSFAILKLCLESLLVTVHKKTFITIVNNGSDTIIKEYLDFLLKQNKIHELIHTDNIGKLNAILKGLAGNHIELVTISDSDVLFLPNWQSETVKVFTNIPNAGVVGIVPQFKMYEQNCGNVIWDNLFSKKLKFIPVKNKEALIRFYDSLGWDRNYNQDYLEYNLGLEISPDLKVLIGSGHFVASYKKDIFDEIVSYIGFKMGGTSEGYLDKSPLKKNYWRVTTQDNYACHLGNTLEDWMSVPKASNTDIIQCGFNKNIKLNPVLYFIKNRIFVKFISVKWMKKIFLRYKKLPQPMIRNY
- a CDS encoding glycosyltransferase family 2 protein; the protein is MHIQKKFSILITTKNRKEDLNFTLRKIQHLLDREDVSCIICDDGSTDGTYSLIEKNYPEIQLVRNNKSEGLIYSRNRMMDLVTTDFAISIDDDLHFITTNPLEIIEKAFEENPNVALFSFRIYWSLQEPEITTSDDVLHQMKSFAGGANVWRMSAWRDVPDYPEWFVFYGEEDFASFQLFKKQWKIYYLPEVLVNHRVDLKSRKKNADYSLRLRRSLRSGWYLYFLFYPLKVIPKKITYSVWMQLKLRVFKGDFKALKALFLATIDLILAFPKIIKNSNRLSIREYKIYQEQEDTKLYWKP